From a single Anabas testudineus chromosome 5, fAnaTes1.2, whole genome shotgun sequence genomic region:
- the arhgap9 gene encoding rho GTPase-activating protein 9 isoform X3 has protein sequence MLSGTWRRSVGPQQPAAGPVVTTRGMTVCGVPSGTVVLEAQYDYNYRAADGRQVCIREGERFVLLKRTNADWWQVRRIGAASKTKPLYVPATYVTEVPIAPMPSPQRLVMSASLNSNFRILPRVSLTPSPTKSTYNQQHQVNKPIYHSMENLNFNSAFQDNTNTGGDRFTTLPFSRATFTPNSSTSPSGHLMVPGFPAASTAQTASPNLRVVPTITRSQSSSNLPENLTENLYDEVGGGFSSRVKYRIPKKSCSQWDMVGASGKKNHLEQVPTESYLSQLSWQDSPVYNEMQPEKHLSQPEKRLSQSEPPSPAPGQQPLQIMDLWEQYSDPATGRCYYVNTVTKERSWKPPRRARGCSTCKASPVQPQTLPRETSSMLLPPFEAGDGTMHKLSPDSLYGNHHRNSDGGWQMKQLVHQCRDYSCNVTNIVVEPPSPASSPDSDGCTPELEKAGLLNKTKIAEGGRKLRKNWSPSWVVLVGNSLVFFKDPKSQTPSNWKPGNSRPESSVDLRGAQLHWANELSSKKNVFKLRTVTGNEFLLQSETDSLIKEWYDTIQNVIDRLDRENPLDNVLLYSLRRAGSVEMLDHSGDEDERRKSLPRSTSNLENTERKRVKTRLKKLILKRPPLQALQEKGLIKDQVFGCRLEMLCEREKNTVPRFVRLCTEAVERRGLDTDGIYRVSGNLAVIQKLRFLVNHEEKLNLDDSEWEDIHVITGALKLFFRELPEPLVPYGFFTDIVETVKMTDHMDKVDRLKCLVLSMPPPNHDTLQFMCRHLKRVLQQSDSNRMTTQNIGIVFGPTLMRPEKDNGNMAVNMVYQNQAVELILTEFDYIFGTRGPS, from the exons ATGTTGTCTGGTACTTGGCGGCGCAGTGTTGGGCCTCAGCAGCCTGCTGCAGGGCCTGTGGTGACCACCAGGGGGATGACAGTTTGTGGGGTCCCCAGCGGTACAGTGGTCCTAGAGGCCCAATACGACTACAACTACCGGGCTGCAGATGGTCGACAGGTCTGCATCAGGGAGGGAGAACGGTTTGTTCTCTTGAAGAGGACCAACGCAGACTGGTGGCAG GTGCGGAGAATTGGGGCTGCCAGTAAAACAAAGCCATTATACGTACCTGCCACATATGTGACAGAGGTACCTATTGCTCCGATGCCCTCACCACAGCGACTGGTAATGTCTGCCTCGTTGAACTCCAACTTCAGGATACTGCCAAGGGTGTCACTCACTCCCAGTCCGACAAAGAGTACCTATAATCAACAGCATCAAG TTAACAAACCCATCTACCACTCCATGGAAAACCTCAACTTCAACAGTGCCTTCCAGGACAACACCAACACAGGTGGCGACCGCTTCACCACCCTGCCCTTCTCGAGAGCCACCTTTACCCCGAACTCTTCCACTTCCCCATCAGGGCACCTGATGGTCCCAGGGTTCCCTGCGGCCTCTACAGCCCAAACAGCATCTCCAAACCTTAGGGTGGTCCCCACGATCACACGAAGCCAGAGCTCCAGCAACCTGCCTGAAAACCTGACGGAGAATCTGTATGATGAAGTGGGTGGTGGCTTCAGCAGCCGTGTAAAATACAGGATCCCGAAGAAGTCCTGTAGCCAGTGGGACATGGTGGGGGCCTCTGGCAAAAAGAACCATCTGGAG CAGGTCCCAACAGAGTCCTACCTGTCACAGCTGTCCTGGCAGGACTCTCCTGTTTACAATGAAATGCAGCCAGAGAAACATTTGTCGCAGCCAGAGAAACGTTTGTCACAGTCAGAGCCACCCAGCCCTGCCCCTGGTCAGCAGCCTCTCCAGATCATGGACCTGTGGGAGCAGTACTCAGACCCAGCTACAGGGAGATGCTACTATGTCAACACTGTGACCAAGGAGAGGTCCTGGAAACCTCCTCGCCGGGCTCGTGGATGCAGCACCTGTAAG GCCAGTCCAGTACAACCTCAGACATTACCCAGGGAAACCAGCAGTATGTTGCTACCACCCTTTGAAGCTGGCGATGGAACTATGCACAAG CTGTCACCTGATTCCCTCTACGGGAACCACCATAGGAATAGTGACGGTGGCTGGCAGATGAAACAG CTGGTCCACCAGTGTAGAGATTACTCCTGCAATGTGACCAACATCGTCGTGGAGCCTCCTTCTCCTGCGAGCTCTCCAGACAGTGATGGCTGTACACCG GAATTGGAGAAAGCAGGTCTCTTGAACAAGACAAAGATTGCAGAAGGAGGCCGCAAACTGAG GAAAAATTGGAGTCCATCCTGGGTGGTGTTGGTTGGGAACAGTTTGGTTTTCTTCAAAGATCCTAAATCACAGACACCTTCGAATTGG aaaccagGAAACAGTCGCCCTGAGAGCAGTGTGGACTTAAGAGGAGCACAACTGCACTGGGCTAATGAGCTGTCAAGCAAGAAGAACGTTTTCAAG ctgaGAACAGTGACAGGCAACGAGTTCTTGCTGCAGTCAGAGACGGATTCTCTGATCAAAGAGTGGTATGACACCATCCAGAATGTCATTGACAGACTG GACCGTGAAAATCCATTGGACAATGTACTTCTGTACTCTCTGAGGAGAGCGGGCAGCGTGGAGATGCTGGACCACAGCGGAGACGAGGACGAGAGGAGGAAATCGC TCCCTCGGTCGACATCcaacctggaaaacacagagagaaagagagtgaagaCACGGCTGAAGAAGCTGATCCTTAAGAGACCTCCTCTGCAGGCGCTGCAGGAGAAAGGACTCATTAAAG ATCAGGTTTTTGGCTGTCGTCTGGAGATGCTCtgcgagagagagaagaacacgGTCCCTCGCTTCGTCAGACTTTGTACTGaggctgtggagaggagag GACTGGACACTGACGGCATCTACAGAGTGTCAGGAAACCTGGCAGTGATTCAGAAACTACGCTTCCTGGTAAACCACG AGGAGAAGCTGAATTTGGACGACAGTGAGTGGGAGGACATTCATGTCATCACGGGAGCTTTGAAACTTTTCTTTCGTGAGCTTCCCGAGCCTCTGGTGCCATACGGTTTCTTCACAGACATCGTGGAGACAGTCA agatGACAGACCACATGGACAAAGTGGACCGTTTGAAGTGTCTGGTGCTTAGCATGCCTCCTCCAAACCATGACACATTGCAGTTCATGTGCCGCCATCTCAAACG AGTGTTGCAGCAATCAGACAGCAACCGAATGACCACCCAGAACATTGGCATAGTGTTCGGGCCAACACTGATGCGCCCAGAGAAGGACAACGGCAACATGGCAGTGAATATGGTTTACCAGAACCAGGCAGTGGAGCTCATACTTACCGAATTTGACTACATCTTTGGAACGAGAGGCCCCTCTTGA
- the arhgap9 gene encoding rho GTPase-activating protein 9 isoform X2, whose amino-acid sequence MLSGTWRRSVGPQQPAAGPVVTTRGMTVCGVPSGTVVLEAQYDYNYRAADGRQVCIREGERFVLLKRTNADWWQVRRIGAASKTKPLYVPATYVTEVPIAPMPSPQRLVMSASLNSNFRILPRVSLTPSPTKSTYNQQHQVNKPIYHSMENLNFNSAFQDNTNTGGDRFTTLPFSRATFTPNSSTSPSGHLMVPGFPAASTAQTASPNLRVVPTITRSQSSSNLPENLTENLYDEVGGGFSSRVKYRIPKKSCSQWDMVGASGKKNHLEVPTESYLSQLSWQDSPVYNEMQPEKHLSQPEKRLSQSEPPSPAPGQQPLQIMDLWEQYSDPATGRCYYVNTVTKERSWKPPRRARGCSTCKASPVQPQTLPRETSSMLLPPFEAGDGTMHKLSPDSLYGNHHRNSDGGWQMKQLVHQCRDYSCNVTNIVVEPPSPASSPDSDGCTPELEKAGLLNKTKIAEGGRKLRKNWSPSWVVLVGNSLVFFKDPKSQTPSNWKPGNSRPESSVDLRGAQLHWANELSSKKNVFKLRTVTGNEFLLQSETDSLIKEWYDTIQNVIDRLDRENPLDNVLLYSLRRAGSVEMLDHSGDEDERRKSLPRSTSNLENTERKRVKTRLKKLILKRPPLQALQEKGLIKDQVFGCRLEMLCEREKNTVPRFVRLCTEAVERRGLDTDGIYRVSGNLAVIQKLRFLVNHERAVTTDGRYMFPAELVQEEKLNLDDSEWEDIHVITGALKLFFRELPEPLVPYGFFTDIVETVKMTDHMDKVDRLKCLVLSMPPPNHDTLQFMCRHLKRVLQQSDSNRMTTQNIGIVFGPTLMRPEKDNGNMAVNMVYQNQAVELILTEFDYIFGTRGPS is encoded by the exons ATGTTGTCTGGTACTTGGCGGCGCAGTGTTGGGCCTCAGCAGCCTGCTGCAGGGCCTGTGGTGACCACCAGGGGGATGACAGTTTGTGGGGTCCCCAGCGGTACAGTGGTCCTAGAGGCCCAATACGACTACAACTACCGGGCTGCAGATGGTCGACAGGTCTGCATCAGGGAGGGAGAACGGTTTGTTCTCTTGAAGAGGACCAACGCAGACTGGTGGCAG GTGCGGAGAATTGGGGCTGCCAGTAAAACAAAGCCATTATACGTACCTGCCACATATGTGACAGAGGTACCTATTGCTCCGATGCCCTCACCACAGCGACTGGTAATGTCTGCCTCGTTGAACTCCAACTTCAGGATACTGCCAAGGGTGTCACTCACTCCCAGTCCGACAAAGAGTACCTATAATCAACAGCATCAAG TTAACAAACCCATCTACCACTCCATGGAAAACCTCAACTTCAACAGTGCCTTCCAGGACAACACCAACACAGGTGGCGACCGCTTCACCACCCTGCCCTTCTCGAGAGCCACCTTTACCCCGAACTCTTCCACTTCCCCATCAGGGCACCTGATGGTCCCAGGGTTCCCTGCGGCCTCTACAGCCCAAACAGCATCTCCAAACCTTAGGGTGGTCCCCACGATCACACGAAGCCAGAGCTCCAGCAACCTGCCTGAAAACCTGACGGAGAATCTGTATGATGAAGTGGGTGGTGGCTTCAGCAGCCGTGTAAAATACAGGATCCCGAAGAAGTCCTGTAGCCAGTGGGACATGGTGGGGGCCTCTGGCAAAAAGAACCATCTGGAG GTCCCAACAGAGTCCTACCTGTCACAGCTGTCCTGGCAGGACTCTCCTGTTTACAATGAAATGCAGCCAGAGAAACATTTGTCGCAGCCAGAGAAACGTTTGTCACAGTCAGAGCCACCCAGCCCTGCCCCTGGTCAGCAGCCTCTCCAGATCATGGACCTGTGGGAGCAGTACTCAGACCCAGCTACAGGGAGATGCTACTATGTCAACACTGTGACCAAGGAGAGGTCCTGGAAACCTCCTCGCCGGGCTCGTGGATGCAGCACCTGTAAG GCCAGTCCAGTACAACCTCAGACATTACCCAGGGAAACCAGCAGTATGTTGCTACCACCCTTTGAAGCTGGCGATGGAACTATGCACAAG CTGTCACCTGATTCCCTCTACGGGAACCACCATAGGAATAGTGACGGTGGCTGGCAGATGAAACAG CTGGTCCACCAGTGTAGAGATTACTCCTGCAATGTGACCAACATCGTCGTGGAGCCTCCTTCTCCTGCGAGCTCTCCAGACAGTGATGGCTGTACACCG GAATTGGAGAAAGCAGGTCTCTTGAACAAGACAAAGATTGCAGAAGGAGGCCGCAAACTGAG GAAAAATTGGAGTCCATCCTGGGTGGTGTTGGTTGGGAACAGTTTGGTTTTCTTCAAAGATCCTAAATCACAGACACCTTCGAATTGG aaaccagGAAACAGTCGCCCTGAGAGCAGTGTGGACTTAAGAGGAGCACAACTGCACTGGGCTAATGAGCTGTCAAGCAAGAAGAACGTTTTCAAG ctgaGAACAGTGACAGGCAACGAGTTCTTGCTGCAGTCAGAGACGGATTCTCTGATCAAAGAGTGGTATGACACCATCCAGAATGTCATTGACAGACTG GACCGTGAAAATCCATTGGACAATGTACTTCTGTACTCTCTGAGGAGAGCGGGCAGCGTGGAGATGCTGGACCACAGCGGAGACGAGGACGAGAGGAGGAAATCGC TCCCTCGGTCGACATCcaacctggaaaacacagagagaaagagagtgaagaCACGGCTGAAGAAGCTGATCCTTAAGAGACCTCCTCTGCAGGCGCTGCAGGAGAAAGGACTCATTAAAG ATCAGGTTTTTGGCTGTCGTCTGGAGATGCTCtgcgagagagagaagaacacgGTCCCTCGCTTCGTCAGACTTTGTACTGaggctgtggagaggagag GACTGGACACTGACGGCATCTACAGAGTGTCAGGAAACCTGGCAGTGATTCAGAAACTACGCTTCCTGGTAAACCACG AGCGAGCAGTGACTACTGATGGCCGTTACATGTTCCCAGCGGAGTTGGTACAAG AGGAGAAGCTGAATTTGGACGACAGTGAGTGGGAGGACATTCATGTCATCACGGGAGCTTTGAAACTTTTCTTTCGTGAGCTTCCCGAGCCTCTGGTGCCATACGGTTTCTTCACAGACATCGTGGAGACAGTCA agatGACAGACCACATGGACAAAGTGGACCGTTTGAAGTGTCTGGTGCTTAGCATGCCTCCTCCAAACCATGACACATTGCAGTTCATGTGCCGCCATCTCAAACG AGTGTTGCAGCAATCAGACAGCAACCGAATGACCACCCAGAACATTGGCATAGTGTTCGGGCCAACACTGATGCGCCCAGAGAAGGACAACGGCAACATGGCAGTGAATATGGTTTACCAGAACCAGGCAGTGGAGCTCATACTTACCGAATTTGACTACATCTTTGGAACGAGAGGCCCCTCTTGA
- the arhgap9 gene encoding rho GTPase-activating protein 9 isoform X1 yields MLSGTWRRSVGPQQPAAGPVVTTRGMTVCGVPSGTVVLEAQYDYNYRAADGRQVCIREGERFVLLKRTNADWWQVRRIGAASKTKPLYVPATYVTEVPIAPMPSPQRLVMSASLNSNFRILPRVSLTPSPTKSTYNQQHQVNKPIYHSMENLNFNSAFQDNTNTGGDRFTTLPFSRATFTPNSSTSPSGHLMVPGFPAASTAQTASPNLRVVPTITRSQSSSNLPENLTENLYDEVGGGFSSRVKYRIPKKSCSQWDMVGASGKKNHLEQVPTESYLSQLSWQDSPVYNEMQPEKHLSQPEKRLSQSEPPSPAPGQQPLQIMDLWEQYSDPATGRCYYVNTVTKERSWKPPRRARGCSTCKASPVQPQTLPRETSSMLLPPFEAGDGTMHKLSPDSLYGNHHRNSDGGWQMKQLVHQCRDYSCNVTNIVVEPPSPASSPDSDGCTPELEKAGLLNKTKIAEGGRKLRKNWSPSWVVLVGNSLVFFKDPKSQTPSNWKPGNSRPESSVDLRGAQLHWANELSSKKNVFKLRTVTGNEFLLQSETDSLIKEWYDTIQNVIDRLDRENPLDNVLLYSLRRAGSVEMLDHSGDEDERRKSLPRSTSNLENTERKRVKTRLKKLILKRPPLQALQEKGLIKDQVFGCRLEMLCEREKNTVPRFVRLCTEAVERRGLDTDGIYRVSGNLAVIQKLRFLVNHERAVTTDGRYMFPAELVQEEKLNLDDSEWEDIHVITGALKLFFRELPEPLVPYGFFTDIVETVKMTDHMDKVDRLKCLVLSMPPPNHDTLQFMCRHLKRVLQQSDSNRMTTQNIGIVFGPTLMRPEKDNGNMAVNMVYQNQAVELILTEFDYIFGTRGPS; encoded by the exons ATGTTGTCTGGTACTTGGCGGCGCAGTGTTGGGCCTCAGCAGCCTGCTGCAGGGCCTGTGGTGACCACCAGGGGGATGACAGTTTGTGGGGTCCCCAGCGGTACAGTGGTCCTAGAGGCCCAATACGACTACAACTACCGGGCTGCAGATGGTCGACAGGTCTGCATCAGGGAGGGAGAACGGTTTGTTCTCTTGAAGAGGACCAACGCAGACTGGTGGCAG GTGCGGAGAATTGGGGCTGCCAGTAAAACAAAGCCATTATACGTACCTGCCACATATGTGACAGAGGTACCTATTGCTCCGATGCCCTCACCACAGCGACTGGTAATGTCTGCCTCGTTGAACTCCAACTTCAGGATACTGCCAAGGGTGTCACTCACTCCCAGTCCGACAAAGAGTACCTATAATCAACAGCATCAAG TTAACAAACCCATCTACCACTCCATGGAAAACCTCAACTTCAACAGTGCCTTCCAGGACAACACCAACACAGGTGGCGACCGCTTCACCACCCTGCCCTTCTCGAGAGCCACCTTTACCCCGAACTCTTCCACTTCCCCATCAGGGCACCTGATGGTCCCAGGGTTCCCTGCGGCCTCTACAGCCCAAACAGCATCTCCAAACCTTAGGGTGGTCCCCACGATCACACGAAGCCAGAGCTCCAGCAACCTGCCTGAAAACCTGACGGAGAATCTGTATGATGAAGTGGGTGGTGGCTTCAGCAGCCGTGTAAAATACAGGATCCCGAAGAAGTCCTGTAGCCAGTGGGACATGGTGGGGGCCTCTGGCAAAAAGAACCATCTGGAG CAGGTCCCAACAGAGTCCTACCTGTCACAGCTGTCCTGGCAGGACTCTCCTGTTTACAATGAAATGCAGCCAGAGAAACATTTGTCGCAGCCAGAGAAACGTTTGTCACAGTCAGAGCCACCCAGCCCTGCCCCTGGTCAGCAGCCTCTCCAGATCATGGACCTGTGGGAGCAGTACTCAGACCCAGCTACAGGGAGATGCTACTATGTCAACACTGTGACCAAGGAGAGGTCCTGGAAACCTCCTCGCCGGGCTCGTGGATGCAGCACCTGTAAG GCCAGTCCAGTACAACCTCAGACATTACCCAGGGAAACCAGCAGTATGTTGCTACCACCCTTTGAAGCTGGCGATGGAACTATGCACAAG CTGTCACCTGATTCCCTCTACGGGAACCACCATAGGAATAGTGACGGTGGCTGGCAGATGAAACAG CTGGTCCACCAGTGTAGAGATTACTCCTGCAATGTGACCAACATCGTCGTGGAGCCTCCTTCTCCTGCGAGCTCTCCAGACAGTGATGGCTGTACACCG GAATTGGAGAAAGCAGGTCTCTTGAACAAGACAAAGATTGCAGAAGGAGGCCGCAAACTGAG GAAAAATTGGAGTCCATCCTGGGTGGTGTTGGTTGGGAACAGTTTGGTTTTCTTCAAAGATCCTAAATCACAGACACCTTCGAATTGG aaaccagGAAACAGTCGCCCTGAGAGCAGTGTGGACTTAAGAGGAGCACAACTGCACTGGGCTAATGAGCTGTCAAGCAAGAAGAACGTTTTCAAG ctgaGAACAGTGACAGGCAACGAGTTCTTGCTGCAGTCAGAGACGGATTCTCTGATCAAAGAGTGGTATGACACCATCCAGAATGTCATTGACAGACTG GACCGTGAAAATCCATTGGACAATGTACTTCTGTACTCTCTGAGGAGAGCGGGCAGCGTGGAGATGCTGGACCACAGCGGAGACGAGGACGAGAGGAGGAAATCGC TCCCTCGGTCGACATCcaacctggaaaacacagagagaaagagagtgaagaCACGGCTGAAGAAGCTGATCCTTAAGAGACCTCCTCTGCAGGCGCTGCAGGAGAAAGGACTCATTAAAG ATCAGGTTTTTGGCTGTCGTCTGGAGATGCTCtgcgagagagagaagaacacgGTCCCTCGCTTCGTCAGACTTTGTACTGaggctgtggagaggagag GACTGGACACTGACGGCATCTACAGAGTGTCAGGAAACCTGGCAGTGATTCAGAAACTACGCTTCCTGGTAAACCACG AGCGAGCAGTGACTACTGATGGCCGTTACATGTTCCCAGCGGAGTTGGTACAAG AGGAGAAGCTGAATTTGGACGACAGTGAGTGGGAGGACATTCATGTCATCACGGGAGCTTTGAAACTTTTCTTTCGTGAGCTTCCCGAGCCTCTGGTGCCATACGGTTTCTTCACAGACATCGTGGAGACAGTCA agatGACAGACCACATGGACAAAGTGGACCGTTTGAAGTGTCTGGTGCTTAGCATGCCTCCTCCAAACCATGACACATTGCAGTTCATGTGCCGCCATCTCAAACG AGTGTTGCAGCAATCAGACAGCAACCGAATGACCACCCAGAACATTGGCATAGTGTTCGGGCCAACACTGATGCGCCCAGAGAAGGACAACGGCAACATGGCAGTGAATATGGTTTACCAGAACCAGGCAGTGGAGCTCATACTTACCGAATTTGACTACATCTTTGGAACGAGAGGCCCCTCTTGA